Proteins co-encoded in one Jeotgalibacillus malaysiensis genomic window:
- a CDS encoding cell division protein DIVIC has protein sequence MGKPRVRSIENQYTAAHERKEHNKKSHKKRLARRLTAFFIMAAVVSGVLISSMVTQASVLETKQNEKTQLEQKIVELDQQEENLRNEIVKLNDDEYIAKLARRDYFLSESGEIIFTIPEDQPAAKKEQNDTEE, from the coding sequence ATGGGGAAGCCGCGCGTAAGATCAATTGAAAATCAATACACAGCAGCACATGAAAGAAAAGAACATAACAAAAAATCACACAAAAAAAGATTAGCCAGGCGCCTGACTGCTTTTTTCATCATGGCAGCCGTTGTCAGCGGCGTGCTTATTTCTTCAATGGTCACGCAGGCCAGCGTATTAGAAACGAAACAGAATGAAAAAACACAGCTCGAACAGAAAATTGTCGAACTCGATCAGCAGGAAGAAAATCTGCGAAACGAGATTGTAAAGCTTAATGATGATGAATACATAGCCAAGCTTGCGAGAAGAGACTACTTCCTGTCAGAGAGTGGAGAAATCATTTTCACCATTCCTGAAGATCAGCCTGCTGCCAAAAAAGAGCAGAACGATACAGAAGAGTAA
- a CDS encoding stage II sporulation protein E, with amino-acid sequence MANVHEANFELTNALSLKRTRKKEARKVDVMKWLYEKGIFHLLAGIMLGRAVVMLQFMPFALPFFAAVMIMQRQKAPHTFSGLTAGAAALGLLPFQEKHGECDKLIAPMLSSILQETVIVHQKGDLPPPYYGTAATFRSAKAFHVTAGVAHAAYDGGLVSGDSCAAIPIHEGKFAAAICDGMGNGEKAREESEETIGLLEEMLRAGIEEELAIKSVNSILTAKRTSDMYSTVDLAMIDLQNARARFLKVGAVPSYVKRGRQIQMIEAANLPLGFFHEMEMDVLEHQLKSGDILFMLSDGLIDGLRSIENPERWMRRQIAELGTTDPQEAADLLVESAVRAAGGTIQDDMTVIAEKIDHQVPKWAAIPLKRSAG; translated from the coding sequence ATGGCAAATGTGCATGAAGCAAACTTCGAACTGACAAACGCTCTATCGCTCAAGAGAACCCGTAAAAAGGAAGCCAGGAAAGTAGATGTAATGAAATGGCTGTATGAGAAAGGAATCTTTCATTTGTTAGCAGGGATCATGCTTGGCCGTGCAGTTGTCATGCTGCAGTTCATGCCGTTTGCACTGCCGTTTTTTGCAGCGGTGATGATTATGCAGCGTCAGAAAGCGCCGCATACATTTTCTGGATTAACAGCTGGAGCGGCAGCGCTTGGACTGCTGCCGTTTCAGGAAAAGCATGGTGAGTGTGACAAGCTGATCGCACCGATGCTGTCCTCTATTTTGCAGGAGACTGTTATTGTGCATCAGAAAGGGGACCTGCCGCCTCCTTACTATGGAACTGCTGCGACGTTCAGGTCAGCAAAAGCCTTTCACGTGACAGCAGGTGTTGCGCATGCAGCTTATGATGGAGGTCTTGTATCAGGGGATAGCTGCGCTGCGATTCCGATTCATGAAGGGAAGTTTGCCGCTGCAATTTGTGATGGAATGGGAAATGGTGAAAAGGCGCGTGAGGAAAGCGAAGAAACGATTGGTCTTTTAGAGGAGATGTTGCGAGCGGGGATTGAAGAAGAGCTCGCGATCAAATCAGTTAATTCCATATTAACGGCAAAAAGAACGAGTGATATGTATTCAACCGTTGACCTTGCAATGATTGATTTGCAAAATGCACGGGCAAGATTTTTAAAAGTGGGCGCGGTGCCGAGTTATGTAAAGCGTGGCAGGCAGATCCAAATGATTGAAGCAGCGAATCTGCCGCTTGGATTCTTTCACGAAATGGAAATGGATGTGTTAGAGCATCAGTTAAAGTCAGGAGATATTCTTTTTATGCTGAGTGACGGGTTAATCGACGGATTGCGTTCGATTGAAAATCCCGAGCGCTGGATGAGGCGTCAGATCGCGGAGCTTGGCACAACGGATCCTCAGGAAGCAGCTGATCTGCTGGTGGAATCAGCTGTACGCGCAGCGGGAGGGACCATTCAAGATGACATGACGGTGATCGCTGAAAAGATCGATCACCAGGTGCCGAAGTGGGCAGCGATTCCATTAAAGAGAAGTGCCGGATAG
- a CDS encoding hypoxanthine phosphoribosyltransferase translates to MLNKDIEKVLYTEEQLQEKIKELGTELTAEYQDKYPLAVGVLKGAMPFMADLIKRMDVYLEMDFMDVSSYGNSTVSSGEVKIVKDLNTKVEGRDILILEDIIDSGLTLSYLVDLFKYRKAKSIKIVTLLDKPSGRKADIKADYVGFIVPDEFVVGYGLDYAERYRNLPYIGVLKPEIYTDSE, encoded by the coding sequence GTGTTAAATAAAGACATTGAGAAAGTATTGTATACCGAGGAACAGCTTCAGGAAAAAATTAAAGAGCTTGGCACTGAGTTAACAGCTGAGTATCAGGATAAATATCCACTTGCAGTCGGCGTGTTAAAAGGTGCAATGCCGTTTATGGCTGACCTGATCAAGCGCATGGACGTTTATCTTGAAATGGACTTCATGGATGTTTCAAGCTACGGTAATTCCACTGTTTCTTCAGGTGAAGTAAAGATTGTAAAAGACCTGAATACAAAGGTTGAAGGCCGTGACATTCTGATCCTTGAAGATATCATCGACAGCGGTCTGACGCTGAGCTATCTCGTTGATCTGTTCAAGTATCGTAAGGCAAAATCAATTAAAATTGTGACACTGCTTGATAAACCGAGCGGCCGAAAAGCAGATATTAAAGCAGATTACGTTGGATTCATTGTACCGGATGAGTTTGTTGTAGGCTATGGACTTGACTATGCGGAACGTTATCGAAACCTCCCATACATCGGTGTATTGAAGCCTGAAATTTATACAGATTCTGAGTAA
- a CDS encoding cell division protein FtsH: protein MNRIFRNTIFYLIIFLVIIGIIGLFNNGNQPNEELTYGEFLNALDNGEVTEIEIQPDRSVYNVRGQLEGYEETEYFLTNIPFESSALETIDEVAQANNTEVNVLQAPETSGWVTFLTTIIPFVIIFILFFFLLNQAQGGGGGRVMNFGKSKAKLYTEEKKKVRFKDVAGADEEKQELVEVVDFLKDPRKFTDVGARIPKGILLVGPPGTGKTLLARAAAGEAGVPFFSISGSDFVEMFVGVGASRVRDLFENAKKNAPCIIFIDEIDAVGRQRGAGLGGGHDEREQTLNQLLVEMDGFGGNEGIIMIAATNRPDILDPALLRPGRFDRQITVDRPDVTGREAVLNVHARNKPLADNIDLKAIAQRTPGFSGADLENLLNEAALVAARRDKKKIDMSDIDEATDRVIAGPAKKTRVISQKERKIVAFHEAGHTIIGVVLDEADMVHKVTIVPRGQAGGYAVMLPKEDRYFMTKPELLDKITGLLGGRVAEDIIFGEVSTGAHNDFQRATGIARRMVTEFGMSDKLGPLQFGQAQGQVFLGRDFNSEQNYSDQIAYDIDTEIQRIIKECYERAKTILTENREKLELIAETLLDIETLDAEQIRHLVDHGKLPERDYDQGNGEDRKDITEESKEIESDETTVTTDSEINAEEKSSEDLLKESKEGTSSDEDRRNKE from the coding sequence ATGAACCGTATATTTCGAAATACGATATTTTATTTAATTATTTTCCTCGTCATTATTGGTATTATTGGCCTATTTAACAATGGGAACCAGCCAAATGAGGAACTCACATATGGTGAATTTTTAAATGCACTTGATAATGGTGAGGTAACGGAGATTGAAATTCAGCCGGACAGAAGTGTCTACAACGTACGCGGACAGCTTGAAGGCTATGAAGAAACCGAGTACTTCCTTACAAACATTCCATTTGAAAGTTCAGCACTTGAAACAATCGATGAGGTAGCGCAAGCGAATAATACAGAAGTGAATGTATTACAGGCTCCTGAAACAAGCGGCTGGGTAACATTCCTGACAACGATTATTCCATTTGTGATTATCTTCATCCTATTCTTCTTCTTACTTAACCAGGCTCAGGGTGGCGGCGGAGGCCGTGTCATGAACTTCGGTAAGAGTAAGGCGAAGCTTTATACTGAAGAGAAGAAAAAAGTCCGCTTTAAGGACGTTGCAGGGGCAGACGAAGAGAAGCAGGAGCTTGTTGAAGTTGTTGACTTCCTGAAGGATCCCCGTAAATTTACTGACGTTGGCGCACGTATTCCAAAAGGGATTCTGCTTGTCGGGCCTCCGGGTACCGGTAAAACATTGCTTGCTCGTGCAGCAGCAGGTGAAGCAGGCGTACCATTCTTCTCGATTTCCGGTTCAGACTTCGTAGAGATGTTTGTCGGTGTCGGGGCATCGCGTGTACGTGACCTATTTGAAAATGCCAAGAAAAACGCACCATGTATCATCTTTATCGATGAAATTGATGCGGTTGGACGTCAGCGTGGCGCCGGTCTTGGCGGCGGACACGATGAGCGTGAGCAGACGCTTAACCAGTTACTTGTTGAGATGGATGGTTTCGGAGGAAACGAAGGAATCATCATGATCGCAGCAACAAACAGACCGGACATTCTGGATCCTGCATTACTGCGTCCAGGACGTTTTGACCGTCAGATTACAGTAGACCGTCCTGATGTTACAGGCCGTGAAGCTGTTCTGAACGTTCACGCAAGAAATAAACCGCTTGCTGATAATATTGATCTTAAAGCGATCGCACAGCGTACACCTGGGTTCTCAGGAGCAGACCTTGAAAACCTGCTGAATGAAGCCGCACTTGTCGCAGCGCGTCGTGATAAAAAGAAAATTGATATGAGCGACATTGATGAAGCAACAGACCGCGTCATTGCAGGTCCTGCGAAGAAAACACGTGTCATCTCTCAAAAAGAGAGAAAGATCGTTGCTTTCCACGAAGCAGGCCATACGATTATCGGTGTTGTACTCGATGAAGCTGATATGGTTCATAAAGTAACCATCGTTCCACGTGGTCAGGCTGGCGGCTATGCTGTTATGCTTCCTAAAGAGGATCGTTACTTCATGACAAAACCTGAATTGCTCGATAAGATCACTGGTCTTCTCGGTGGTCGTGTGGCAGAGGATATTATCTTCGGAGAAGTATCAACTGGCGCCCACAACGACTTCCAGCGCGCGACAGGCATTGCCCGCCGCATGGTAACAGAATTCGGTATGAGTGATAAGCTTGGACCGCTTCAGTTCGGTCAGGCACAGGGTCAAGTATTCCTTGGCCGTGACTTTAACAGTGAGCAGAACTATTCTGATCAGATCGCTTATGATATTGATACAGAAATTCAGCGCATTATTAAAGAGTGCTATGAGCGTGCGAAGACGATTCTGACTGAGAACCGTGAAAAACTTGAGTTGATCGCTGAAACACTTCTCGATATTGAGACACTTGATGCTGAACAGATCAGACATCTGGTTGACCACGGAAAGCTTCCTGAACGTGACTACGATCAGGGTAACGGAGAGGACCGTAAAGATATCACGGAAGAGTCAAAAGAGATCGAATCAGATGAAACAACTGTAACGACTGACAGTGAGATCAATGCTGAAGAGAAATCTTCAGAGGATCTGCTGAAAGAATCGAAAGAAGGCACGTCTTCTGACGAGGATCGTCGTAATAAAGAATAA
- a CDS encoding pantothenate kinase, whose protein sequence is MLFVLDVGNTNTVLGVYEGEELRYHWRVETNRHKTEDEYGMLVKNLFEHVGLTFEDFDGIIISSVVPPVMFPLERMSQKYFHLKPLVVGPGMKTGLNIKYDNPKEVGADRIVNAVAGIKEHGGSLIIVDFGTATTYCYINQHRQYMGGVIAPGIGISTEALYSKAAKLPRIEIARPETVVGKSTVSAMQAGIVYGYVGQVEGIVSRMKKEAGEPVTVIATGGLASLIAKESDIIDVVDPFLTLKGLQLIYKRNAE, encoded by the coding sequence ATGTTGTTTGTATTAGACGTTGGAAATACCAATACAGTATTAGGGGTTTATGAAGGAGAAGAACTGCGCTATCACTGGCGCGTTGAGACAAACCGTCATAAGACAGAAGATGAATATGGAATGCTTGTGAAAAACCTTTTTGAGCATGTTGGTCTTACCTTTGAAGATTTTGATGGTATTATTATTTCTTCTGTTGTGCCGCCGGTGATGTTCCCGCTTGAACGGATGAGCCAGAAGTATTTCCATTTAAAGCCACTTGTTGTCGGACCTGGTATGAAAACCGGTCTGAATATAAAATATGATAACCCGAAAGAAGTCGGCGCAGACAGAATTGTCAATGCGGTTGCCGGTATTAAAGAGCACGGTGGCTCACTGATCATTGTCGATTTCGGTACCGCTACGACGTATTGCTATATTAATCAGCACCGTCAGTACATGGGTGGCGTGATTGCACCTGGGATCGGCATTTCAACAGAAGCGCTGTATTCAAAAGCAGCAAAGCTTCCGAGAATTGAGATTGCGCGTCCTGAGACAGTTGTCGGAAAAAGTACGGTTTCTGCGATGCAGGCGGGTATTGTCTATGGCTATGTCGGACAGGTTGAAGGCATTGTATCACGTATGAAAAAAGAAGCGGGTGAACCGGTTACTGTGATTGCTACAGGCGGTCTTGCTTCACTTATTGCTAAGGAATCAGATATTATAGATGTTGTTGATCCGTTTTTGACATTAAAGGGACTTCAGTTAATATACAAACGCAACGCTGAATGA